In Sulfitobacter sp. W027, a single window of DNA contains:
- the tldD gene encoding metalloprotease TldD: MSSAHFTPFEADLDRETALSVLREAVAGADDGELFLERRRSEALVFDDGRLKTASYDAAEGFGLRAVRGEVAGYAHSTELSEASLRRASETARLAVGDGGGTWADAPQASNKRLYTDEDPIAGHAFPVKVDTLREIDAYARSLDSRVVQVSATIAASIQEVEILRPEGHSVRDVRPMTRVNVSVIVEQDGRRESGGVGGGGRIGLDGMLAPEDWQAKVREALRIACVNLEAVPAPAGVMDVVLGPGWPGILLHEAIGHGLEGDFNRKGSSAFAGLMGQQIAAKGVTVLDDGTIPDRRGSISVDDEGTPSARNVLIEDGKLVGYMQDRQNGRLMGGASTGNGRRQSYAHIPMPRMTNTYMLGGDAAPGDIVADLKDGIYAVGFGGGQVDITNGKFVFSCTEAYRVQNGKVGAPVKGATLIGDGATALKQIRAIGNDPTLDPGMGNCGKQGQWVPVGVGQPTLMIGGLTVGGAAT, translated from the coding sequence ATGAGCAGCGCGCATTTCACCCCCTTCGAGGCCGATCTGGACCGAGAAACCGCTCTGAGCGTGCTGCGCGAGGCCGTGGCCGGTGCCGATGACGGCGAATTGTTCCTCGAACGGCGCCGCTCCGAGGCGTTGGTTTTTGATGACGGACGCCTCAAAACGGCAAGTTATGATGCCGCCGAAGGTTTCGGCCTGCGCGCCGTGCGGGGTGAGGTTGCAGGCTACGCCCATTCCACCGAACTCAGCGAAGCCTCCCTGCGCCGCGCATCCGAGACGGCGCGGCTTGCGGTGGGCGATGGCGGCGGCACTTGGGCCGATGCACCTCAGGCCAGCAACAAGCGGCTTTATACGGACGAAGACCCGATTGCCGGCCACGCCTTCCCGGTGAAAGTGGATACCCTGCGCGAGATCGACGCCTATGCTCGCAGCCTCGATTCTCGCGTGGTGCAGGTGAGTGCGACGATTGCCGCGAGCATCCAAGAGGTTGAAATTCTCCGCCCCGAGGGGCATTCGGTGCGCGACGTGCGCCCCATGACGCGGGTCAATGTTTCGGTCATCGTCGAGCAGGACGGCCGCCGGGAGAGCGGCGGTGTCGGCGGTGGTGGGCGGATCGGGCTTGATGGGATGCTGGCACCGGAGGATTGGCAGGCCAAGGTCCGCGAAGCGCTGCGGATCGCCTGTGTGAACCTTGAGGCCGTCCCTGCCCCGGCGGGTGTAATGGACGTGGTGCTTGGCCCCGGCTGGCCCGGCATCCTGCTGCATGAGGCCATCGGTCATGGGCTTGAAGGCGATTTTAACCGCAAGGGTTCAAGCGCCTTTGCCGGCTTGATGGGTCAACAAATCGCGGCCAAAGGCGTGACCGTTTTGGACGATGGCACGATCCCCGACCGCCGCGGCTCAATCTCTGTCGATGACGAAGGCACCCCTTCGGCGCGAAATGTGCTGATCGAAGACGGCAAGCTGGTAGGCTACATGCAGGATCGCCAGAACGGGCGACTGATGGGCGGCGCCTCAACCGGCAACGGACGGCGGCAGTCCTACGCGCATATCCCGATGCCGCGGATGACCAACACCTATATGCTAGGTGGAGACGCAGCGCCGGGTGATATCGTGGCGGACCTCAAAGACGGGATCTATGCCGTTGGTTTCGGTGGCGGTCAGGTGGACATCACCAATGGCAAGTTCGTGTTCTCCTGCACCGAAGCCTACCGCGTGCAGAACGGCAAGGTCGGCGCGCCGGTCAAAGGGGCCACGCTGATCGGCGACGGAGCCACGGCATTGAAACAAATTCGCGCCATC
- the coxB gene encoding cytochrome c oxidase subunit II, with amino-acid sequence MKHLLPLSGLLTSLAALPALAQDSLRIDGLDVIGRPVDGETGFQPAVTRVAQDIHDLDYLILVIITIITLFVTGLIIWVMIRYNKKRNPNPSSFTHHTPIEIAWTILPILVLVLIGAYSLPILFRQQEIPEADITIKATGNQWYWTYEYVDEEIAFDSYMIGAPATLGDGDEDVIPFVLNDAMVAKLEDEGYAREDFLLATDTSVVIPVGKTIVVQVTASDVIHSWTIPAFGVKQDGVPGRLAELWFTAEQEGVYFGQCSELCGQAHAYMPITVKVVSEAAYAEWLGKAKAEYAGIEQPLTVASK; translated from the coding sequence ATGAAACATCTACTCCCCCTTTCCGGTCTTTTGACCAGCCTTGCCGCCCTGCCTGCATTGGCACAGGACAGCCTGCGCATTGACGGGCTTGATGTCATCGGCAGACCTGTTGACGGCGAGACAGGCTTTCAACCCGCCGTTACGCGGGTGGCGCAGGATATCCACGACCTCGACTACCTGATTCTCGTGATCATCACGATCATCACCCTTTTCGTGACTGGTCTGATCATCTGGGTCATGATCCGCTACAACAAAAAGCGGAACCCGAACCCGTCGTCCTTCACCCACCACACGCCGATTGAGATCGCCTGGACGATCCTGCCGATTTTGGTCTTGGTGCTGATCGGGGCCTATTCGCTGCCCATTCTGTTCCGCCAGCAGGAAATCCCTGAGGCAGACATCACGATCAAAGCGACGGGCAACCAGTGGTACTGGACCTATGAATATGTCGACGAAGAGATCGCCTTTGACAGCTACATGATCGGTGCCCCTGCCACATTGGGTGACGGCGATGAAGATGTGATCCCCTTCGTGCTGAACGACGCGATGGTCGCCAAGCTCGAAGACGAAGGCTATGCCCGCGAAGACTTCCTGCTGGCCACCGACACATCGGTCGTGATCCCCGTGGGCAAGACCATCGTGGTGCAGGTTACCGCAAGCGACGTGATCCACTCTTGGACCATCCCCGCATTCGGCGTGAAACAGGATGGCGTACCGGGCCGTTTGGCTGAACTTTGGTTCACTGCCGAACAGGAAGGCGTGTACTTCGGTCAATGTTCCGAGCTTTGCGGTCAGGCCCACGCCTATATGCCGATCACTGTCAAAGTCGTCTCGGAAGCGGCCTATGCCGAGTGGCTTGGTAAAGCCAAGGCGGAATATGCGGGCATCGAACAGCCGCTGACCGTCGCTTCTAAATAA
- the cyoE gene encoding heme o synthase produces the protein MTDITNTPTSEYDTQLGDYFALLKPRVMSLVVFTAFVGLLAAPVSVNPIVGFCAILFIAIGGGASGALNMWWDADIDAVMRRTRGRPIPSGRVQPGEALTLGVALSGLSVMMLGLATNLLAAGMLLFTILFYAVFYTMWLKRLTPQNIVIGGAAGAFPPVIGWVAATGSFSVEAWLMFALIFMWTPPHFWALALFMRSDYDDAKVPMLTVTHGRPATRLHILIYTVLLAALAIGTSFTAIGGIFYFAVALVLNAAFLLGAWRIWNRDEVMAEADDYAEERKFFRLSLAYLFLHFGAILGEAALRTFGLGGW, from the coding sequence ATGACTGACATCACCAATACGCCGACAAGTGAATACGACACGCAGCTGGGGGACTACTTTGCCCTGCTCAAGCCGCGTGTGATGTCGCTTGTTGTCTTTACCGCATTTGTGGGGCTGCTGGCCGCACCGGTGTCTGTGAACCCGATCGTCGGCTTCTGCGCCATCTTGTTCATCGCCATCGGCGGCGGTGCTTCGGGCGCGTTGAACATGTGGTGGGATGCGGACATTGACGCTGTGATGCGCCGCACCCGCGGGCGTCCCATCCCATCGGGCCGTGTGCAGCCTGGCGAAGCTTTGACCCTTGGTGTCGCGCTGTCGGGGCTGTCGGTGATGATGCTGGGGCTGGCGACGAATCTGCTGGCCGCCGGAATGCTGCTGTTCACCATCCTGTTCTATGCCGTTTTCTACACCATGTGGCTCAAGCGTTTGACGCCGCAGAACATCGTTATCGGCGGTGCCGCCGGGGCTTTCCCGCCCGTGATTGGCTGGGTCGCCGCCACCGGCAGCTTCTCGGTCGAGGCATGGCTGATGTTTGCGTTGATCTTCATGTGGACCCCGCCGCATTTCTGGGCGTTGGCGCTCTTCATGCGCTCTGACTATGACGACGCCAAAGTGCCGATGCTGACTGTGACCCACGGCCGCCCGGCCACGAGGCTGCATATCCTGATTTATACCGTTCTGCTGGCCGCTCTGGCGATCGGCACGTCCTTTACGGCTATCGGTGGTATCTTCTACTTCGCTGTGGCCTTGGTACTGAACGCCGCGTTCCTGCTGGGAGCATGGCGCATTTGGAACCGCGATGAGGTGATGGCCGAAGCCGACGACTACGCCGAAGAGCGCAAGTTCTTTCGTCTGTCGCTGGCCTATCTCTTCCTGCATTTCGGCGCGATCTTGGGCGAAGCCGCCCTGCGCACCTTTGGGTTAGGGGGCTGGTAA
- a CDS encoding cytochrome C oxidase assembly protein: MSFRPEHELHKRRRSRNIGVGLMLAAFVVLIMALTYVKITQTDFELPANQREVTQ, from the coding sequence ATGAGCTTTCGTCCTGAGCATGAGCTGCACAAACGCCGCCGGAGCCGCAACATCGGAGTCGGGCTGATGCTGGCTGCCTTTGTGGTGCTGATTATGGCGCTGACCTACGTCAAAATCACCCAAACTGATTTCGAACTGCCGGCTAACCAGCGTGAGGTGACACAGTAA